In Actinomyces marmotae, the DNA window GGGATGAATATGGCTGCCATGAAGCCCCGTACCGGGGACGGCCCCCTGGAGGTCGTCAAGGAGGGACGCGCCATCATCATGCGCATGCCCCTCGAGGGCGGCGGCCGCCTGGTCGTCGAGATCACCCCTGACGAGATCAAGGCCCTCAAAGACGCACTGGCCACTGTCAAGGTCTGACCCATACGCCCGGCGCCGAGCACCGGAACCGGCTGGCCGCTCGCCCATCCACCGTCGGAGGGGCCCAACGGCCGTCTCGCGCAGGAGAAGGACCGCTCCCGGATCGGGGCGGTCCTTCTTCCGCCTCGCGCCGGCAGGTGCGCCTCGCCCCGGTAGGTGCGTGTTACCCCGACAGGTGCGCGTTACCCCGAGCGGTGCTGTTTGCGCCGACAGGTGCGGGTAGGACGCACCAGTGGGTGTGGATGGCGCCTCTCGGTGCGATCCTGCTTCTGTCTCGTACGGCTCGGAGGTCGCGCCTCGTCCCGAGCGGTGCTGT includes these proteins:
- a CDS encoding DUF3117 domain-containing protein; its protein translation is MAAMKPRTGDGPLEVVKEGRAIIMRMPLEGGGRLVVEITPDEIKALKDALATVKV